A DNA window from Porites lutea chromosome 6, jaPorLute2.1, whole genome shotgun sequence contains the following coding sequences:
- the LOC140942162 gene encoding beta-3 adrenergic receptor-like codes for MALTNFTEYENKKTLGELYCSVELIRGVDGELILLSSLNIFLSIAAFLGNTLILVALHKETSIHPPSKLLYRNLAITDLCVGIIAEPSYGTYFTFVVKKRWDICYHANWAATISGYILCSVSLLTLTAISVDRLLALLLGLRYRQVVTLRRTFITVIALWILSIVSACTIFWNPLVYSWYQYIGTALCLVITIFAYTNIFLTLRHNQIHVDHVQSHAFPGQPSQAIPLNIARYRKAVNSALWIQVTLVVCYVPFCIVDALTPQRGMPLSSYLALNFAGTILYLNSSLNPLLYCWKIREVRQAVKETLRQLFC; via the coding sequence ATGGCACTGACAAATTTTACCGaatatgaaaacaagaaaacactcgGTGAACTGTACTGCTCGGTGGAATTAATCAGAGGTGTAGATGGCGAACTTATCCTTCTCTCATctctaaatatttttctgtccATTGCAGCATTtttggggaacactctgatcctagttgccctacacaaggaaacttcaattcatccgccgtccaaactcctgtatcgtaacctagcgataactgatctctgtgttggtatcattgcGGAGCCTTCGTATGGGACTTACTTTACTTTTGTTGTGAAAaaaagatgggatatttgctatCACGCAAATTGGGCAGCAACTATCTCAGGTTATATTTTGTGTTCAGTATCTTTATTAACattgactgcaataagcgtggacagacttctcgccttgttACTGGgtctcagatacagacaagttgtaactttgagaAGAACGTTTATAACTGTGATTGCTTTATGGATTTTGTCCATCGTTAGTGCCTGCACTATTTTCTGGAATCCTCTTGTATACTCATGGTATCAATACATAGGTACAGCTCTGTGTCTAGTCATCACAATCTTCGCTTACACAAACATTTTCCTCACTCTACGTCACAACCAAATTCATGTTGACCATGTTCAGAGCCATGCTTTTCCAGGACAACCAAGCCAAGCAATTCCACTtaacatagctcgatacagaaaggcagtaaACAGTGCACTGTGGATACAGGtaacattggttgtttgttatGTGCCGTTTTGCATCGTGGACGCTTTGACACCTCAGAGAGGGATGCCTTTATCGAGCTACCTTGCTCTGAATTTTGCGGGTACCATCCTTTACTTAAACTCCTCTTTAAACCCGTTActgtactgttggaagatcagagaagtaaGGCAAGCCGTGAAAGAAACACTAAGGCAACTCTTCTGTTGA
- the LOC140942163 gene encoding galanin receptor 2a-like codes for MALTNFTEYENKKTLGELYCSVELIRGVDGELIFLSSLNIFLSIAAFLGNTLILVALHKEISLHPPSKLLYRNLAITDLCVGIITEPLAVTYWTSAVKERWDICYRAKRAQSFSAFTLCSVSLFALTAISMDRLLALLLGLRYRQVVTLRRTFITVIALWILAIVSACTIFWNSLITSWCQYIGTAICLVITIFAYTNIFLTLRHSQIHVDHVQSHVFPGQPSQAIPLNIARHRKAVNSALWIQVTLVVCYLPSGIAVALTPQRGVPLSNYLARNFAATIVYLNSSLNPFLYCWKMRQVRQAVKETLRQLYC; via the coding sequence ATGGCACTGACAAATTTTACCGaatatgaaaacaagaaaacactcgGTGAACTGTACTGCTCGGTGGAATTAATCAGAGGTGTAGATGGCGAACTTATCTTTCTCTCATctctaaatatttttctgtccATTGCAGCATTtttggggaacactctgatcctagttgccctACACAAGGAAAtttcacttcatccgccgtccaaactcctgtatcgtaacctagcgataactgatctctgtgttggtataaTTACAGAGCCTTTGGCTGTGACTTATTGGACGTCTGCTGTAAAagaaagatgggatatttgctatCGCGCAAAAAGGGCACAGTCTTTCTCAGCTTTTACTTTGTGTTCAGTATCTTTATTTGCATTGACTGCAATAAGcatggacagacttctcgccttgttactggggctcagatacagacaagttgtaactttgagaAGAACATTTATAACTGTGATTGCTTTATGGATTTTGGCCATCGTTAGTGCCTGCACCATTTTTTGGAATTCTCTTATAACTTCATGGTGCCAATACATAGGTACAGCTATCTGTCTAGTCATCACAATCTTCGCTTACACAAACATTTTCCTCACTCTACGTCACAGCCAAATTCATGTTGACCATGTTCAGAGCCATGTTTTTCCAGGACAACCAAGCCAAGCAATTCCACTTAACATAGCTCGACACAGAAAGGCAGTAAACAGTGCACTGTGGATACAGGtaacattggttgtttgttatctgccgtCTGGTATAGCGGTCGCTTTGACACCTCAGAGAGGGGTGCCTTTATCGAACTACCTTGCTCGAAATTTTGCGGCTACCATCGTTTACTTAAACTCATCTTTAAACCCCTTTCTGTACTGTTGGAAGATGAGGCAAGTGAGGCAAGCTGTGAAAGAAACACTAAGGCAACTCTACTGTTGA